One Acidimicrobiia bacterium DNA segment encodes these proteins:
- the guaA gene encoding glutamine-hydrolyzing GMP synthase has protein sequence MTAGLETVLVVDFGAQYAQLIARRVREAHVYSEIVPHTMSVPELLARNPAAIVLSGGPASVYAEGAPSVDPALFEAGVPILGICYGFQAMAQALQGTVQRTGVAEFGRTRLTVTAANSVLLAGLPVDQSVWMSHGDAVSEAPAGFVVTAHTPDAAVAAFEDPRRRLAGVQFHPEVVHSEHGQAVLEHFLYDIAGLAPSWTMTNVIEEQVASIQATVGDKRVLCGLSGGVDSAVAAALVQAAVGDRLTCVFVDHGLLRAGEAEQVERDFVAATGVSLKVVDAQERFLTALVGVTDPEEKRKIIGREFIRVFEAAAREVVAAPGAQGEAVDFLVQGTLYPDVVESGGGAGTANIKSHHNVGGLPDDLQFSLVEPLRTLFKDEVRQVGLELGLSEAIVWRQPFPGPGLAIRIVGEVTQERIDILRHADQIARDELSAAGLDRDIWQCPVVLLAAVRSVGVQGDGRTYGHPVVLRPVSSEDAMTADWTRVPHDVLARISTRITNEVREVNRVVLDITSKPPGTIEWE, from the coding sequence ATGACTGCCGGGCTCGAAACCGTGCTCGTGGTGGACTTTGGCGCGCAGTATGCCCAGTTGATTGCGCGGCGGGTGCGGGAGGCGCACGTGTACAGCGAGATCGTGCCCCACACGATGTCGGTCCCCGAACTACTCGCCCGCAACCCGGCGGCCATCGTGCTCTCGGGGGGTCCGGCGTCGGTCTACGCCGAGGGTGCCCCGAGCGTGGACCCGGCGTTGTTCGAGGCGGGCGTGCCGATCTTGGGGATCTGTTACGGCTTCCAGGCCATGGCCCAGGCGTTGCAGGGCACGGTGCAGCGCACCGGGGTGGCGGAGTTTGGTCGCACGCGCCTCACCGTGACCGCCGCCAACTCCGTGTTGTTGGCGGGGCTACCGGTTGATCAGTCGGTGTGGATGAGCCACGGCGATGCCGTGTCGGAGGCCCCGGCGGGGTTTGTGGTGACCGCCCACACCCCCGACGCCGCCGTCGCCGCCTTCGAAGACCCCCGCCGCCGCCTCGCCGGTGTGCAGTTCCATCCCGAGGTCGTGCACAGCGAACACGGTCAGGCGGTGCTGGAGCACTTTCTCTACGACATCGCCGGGCTGGCCCCGTCGTGGACGATGACCAACGTGATCGAGGAACAGGTTGCGTCCATCCAAGCCACCGTGGGCGACAAACGGGTGCTCTGTGGCTTGTCGGGCGGGGTGGACTCTGCGGTGGCGGCGGCCCTCGTGCAGGCAGCGGTGGGCGACCGCCTCACCTGTGTGTTCGTGGACCACGGCCTTCTGCGGGCAGGGGAAGCCGAACAGGTGGAACGAGATTTCGTGGCCGCCACCGGGGTATCGCTCAAGGTGGTGGATGCCCAGGAACGCTTTCTCACCGCTCTCGTGGGCGTCACCGATCCGGAGGAGAAGCGCAAGATCATCGGGCGCGAGTTCATCCGCGTGTTCGAGGCCGCCGCTCGCGAGGTGGTGGCCGCCCCGGGGGCGCAGGGGGAAGCAGTGGACTTTCTCGTGCAGGGCACCCTCTATCCCGACGTGGTGGAGTCCGGGGGTGGGGCCGGGACCGCCAACATCAAGAGCCACCACAACGTGGGCGGACTCCCCGATGATCTGCAGTTCTCCCTCGTGGAACCCCTCCGCACGCTCTTCAAGGACGAAGTGCGCCAGGTTGGCTTGGAGTTGGGCCTTTCCGAGGCCATCGTGTGGCGTCAACCCTTTCCCGGCCCGGGCCTGGCCATCCGCATCGTGGGGGAAGTGACCCAGGAGCGGATCGACATCCTCCGCCACGCCGACCAGATCGCGCGTGATGAGTTGTCGGCGGCGGGGCTCGACCGCGACATCTGGCAGTGCCCGGTGGTACTCCTCGCCGCCGTGCGTTCCGTGGGGGTGCAGGGCGATGGCCGCACCTACGGCCACCCGGTGGTGCTGCGCCCCGTGTCGAGTGAAGATGCCATGACCGCCGACTGGACACGAGTTCCCCACGACGTGCTCGCCCGCATCTCCACTCGCATCACCAACGAGGTGCGTGAAGTGAATCGGGTGGTCCTCGACATCACTTCGAAGCCGCCGGGAACCATTGAATGGGAGTAG
- the guaB gene encoding IMP dehydrogenase: MESTPRPFPRDSDGAAANGLGFSGSGYPPKFAKEGLTFDDVLLLPAESNVLPSEVSTSALLTPTIRLNIPIISAAMDTVTEAGLAIAMARHGGIGVVHRNLSLDDQVLEVDKVKRSQSGMITDPVTLPPDAPVRAALDLMARYKISGVPIVNGAGLLVGILTNRDLRFVEDHDQAVDRVMKAAPLVTAPVGTTLDAAKDILWQYRIEKLPIVDADGTLRGLITVKDIKKQTEYPLATQDERGRLRVAAAVGVGPDAIERAEALVAAGVDLLVVDTAHGHSQGVLDVVKTIKGSFDIEVIGGNVVTAEAVDAMAATGADGVKVGVGPGSICTTRVVAGVGVPQVTAIYDCSVAAKRHGITLIADGGIQLSGDIPKALAAGADVVMLGSLLAGVDESPGEVVLHQGERFKEYRGMGSMGAMKARSFSKDRYFQGDVVDTDKLVPEGIEGRVAYKGPLANVLHQLVGGLRQAMGYCGTGSTEELKERGRFIRITGAGLRESHPHDITITKEAPNYW; this comes from the coding sequence ATGGAGAGCACTCCCCGCCCCTTCCCTCGAGACAGCGACGGCGCGGCGGCAAACGGCCTCGGTTTCAGCGGCTCGGGATACCCGCCCAAGTTTGCCAAGGAGGGGCTCACCTTCGACGACGTTCTCCTCCTCCCGGCGGAGTCGAATGTTCTCCCGTCGGAGGTGAGCACAAGCGCCCTGCTCACGCCCACCATTCGTCTCAACATCCCGATCATCTCCGCCGCCATGGACACGGTGACCGAAGCCGGCCTGGCGATCGCCATGGCTCGCCACGGCGGGATCGGTGTCGTGCACCGGAACCTCTCCTTGGACGATCAGGTACTGGAAGTGGACAAGGTCAAGCGCTCGCAGAGCGGCATGATCACCGATCCGGTCACCCTGCCGCCGGATGCGCCGGTGCGGGCGGCCCTGGACCTCATGGCCCGCTACAAGATCTCGGGCGTCCCGATCGTGAACGGTGCTGGGTTGCTGGTGGGCATCCTCACGAACCGTGACCTGCGTTTTGTAGAGGACCACGACCAGGCCGTTGACCGCGTCATGAAGGCGGCACCGTTAGTCACCGCTCCGGTGGGCACGACGCTCGATGCGGCCAAGGACATCCTCTGGCAGTACCGCATCGAGAAGTTGCCCATCGTCGACGCCGACGGCACGCTGCGCGGCCTCATCACCGTCAAGGACATCAAGAAGCAGACGGAGTACCCCCTCGCCACCCAGGATGAGCGCGGTCGGCTCCGCGTAGCCGCCGCCGTCGGGGTGGGACCCGACGCCATCGAACGGGCCGAAGCCCTCGTGGCGGCCGGCGTCGACCTCCTCGTCGTCGACACCGCCCACGGTCATTCCCAGGGCGTGCTCGATGTAGTGAAGACGATCAAGGGCAGCTTCGACATCGAAGTCATCGGCGGCAACGTCGTCACCGCCGAAGCGGTCGACGCCATGGCCGCCACCGGAGCCGACGGTGTGAAGGTGGGGGTTGGCCCGGGATCGATCTGCACCACTCGCGTGGTAGCCGGGGTGGGGGTTCCGCAGGTGACGGCCATCTATGACTGTTCAGTAGCGGCCAAGCGTCACGGGATCACGCTCATCGCCGACGGGGGCATCCAGCTCTCGGGCGACATCCCCAAAGCGCTGGCCGCCGGAGCCGATGTCGTCATGCTCGGCTCGCTGCTCGCCGGGGTGGACGAGTCGCCGGGCGAGGTGGTGCTGCACCAGGGCGAGCGCTTCAAGGAGTACCGGGGCATGGGGTCGATGGGCGCCATGAAGGCCCGCTCGTTCTCCAAGGACCGCTACTTCCAAGGCGACGTAGTGGACACCGACAAGCTCGTGCCCGAGGGCATCGAGGGTCGCGTGGCCTACAAGGGCCCGCTGGCCAACGTGCTCCACCAGCTCGTCGGCGGCCTCCGTCAGGCCATGGGCTATTGCGGCACCGGCAGCACCGAGGAGCTCAAAGAGCGCGGTCGCTTCATCCGCATCACCGGCGCCGGTCTACGCGAGAGCCACCCCCACGACATCACGATCACCAAGGAAGCCCCGAACTACTGGTAG
- a CDS encoding GNAT family N-acetyltransferase, with protein MSDARPFVADDHASVRDLILAGMRERWGDAYEPSANPDLDDIRSTYVDRGADVVVIEAGGRIIATGTLVPLDHGTGQIVRMSVDARHRREGLARGVVEHLLRRARERGLAEVIVLTDTPWVSARALYRACGFVETGHDDTDTHFSRRLDQPG; from the coding sequence ATGAGTGACGCGCGCCCGTTCGTGGCGGACGATCACGCCTCGGTGCGGGACCTGATCCTGGCGGGCATGCGTGAGCGGTGGGGCGACGCCTACGAGCCGTCCGCCAATCCAGACCTCGACGACATCCGCTCAACCTACGTCGACCGAGGGGCCGATGTCGTCGTGATCGAGGCCGGCGGGCGGATCATCGCGACGGGCACGCTCGTGCCGCTAGACCACGGAACGGGGCAGATCGTGCGCATGTCGGTCGATGCCCGCCATCGCCGCGAGGGCCTGGCTCGCGGGGTGGTCGAACACCTCCTACGCCGAGCGCGGGAGCGGGGCCTGGCGGAGGTGATCGTCCTCACCGACACCCCGTGGGTGAGCGCTCGTGCGCTCTATCGAGCGTGCGGGTTCGTGGAGACCGGCCACGACGACACCGACACCCACTTCTCCCGCAGGCTCGATCAGCCCGGATAG
- a CDS encoding CoA pyrophosphatase has translation MPPTDRSSGDWPNRSARQAAAAGMAGWPGPGEASPPPTIPVPSGRGGAQIIPRPLKARPGRPAPWADLPVEQRRPTLADVRVVLAATGPPAAERVAAAENVLAAAVLAPLYEEDGELFVLLTRRSWEMRSHSGEVSFPGGRRDPNDIDLWATACREAHEEINLMPSSVEQIGELNHLDMVTGQSLIVPYVGALAGPPTIAANPQEVEAILSVAVAELLDPAIFREERWTFPWAADHPIYFFELVGDTVWGATGDMLHQFLGLITGTGAGGPPAPRSSHGRA, from the coding sequence GTGCCGCCCACTGATCGGTCGTCCGGCGACTGGCCGAATCGTTCGGCTCGCCAAGCGGCGGCCGCCGGTATGGCCGGATGGCCGGGCCCCGGGGAGGCTTCCCCGCCGCCGACCATCCCCGTACCCTCCGGCCGCGGGGGCGCGCAGATCATTCCGAGGCCGCTGAAGGCCCGACCGGGCAGGCCGGCTCCGTGGGCCGATCTGCCTGTCGAGCAGCGGCGCCCCACCCTGGCCGATGTACGGGTCGTGCTGGCGGCGACGGGCCCACCGGCGGCGGAGCGGGTGGCGGCGGCGGAAAACGTTCTGGCGGCCGCCGTGTTGGCGCCGTTGTACGAGGAGGACGGTGAGCTCTTTGTGCTCCTCACCCGGCGCAGTTGGGAGATGCGAAGCCATTCCGGCGAGGTGAGTTTTCCCGGCGGGCGACGCGACCCGAACGACATTGACCTGTGGGCGACGGCCTGTCGGGAGGCCCACGAGGAGATCAATTTGATGCCGTCGTCGGTGGAGCAGATCGGGGAGCTCAACCATCTGGACATGGTGACCGGGCAGTCCTTGATCGTCCCCTACGTCGGGGCTCTGGCGGGTCCACCCACCATTGCGGCCAACCCCCAGGAGGTGGAGGCCATCCTGTCCGTCGCGGTGGCCGAGTTGCTCGACCCGGCCATCTTTCGTGAGGAGCGCTGGACGTTCCCCTGGGCGGCGGATCATCCGATCTACTTCTTTGAGTTGGTGGGTGACACCGTCTGGGGGGCCACTGGCGACATGCTGCATCAGTTCTTAGGTCTGATCACCGGAACCGGTGCCGGCGGCCCACCAGCCCCCCGCTCGAGCCACGGCCGGGCGTAG
- a CDS encoding sulfatase, translated as MGAPRYKPTGTSLTDPHPPGVPSRSVTAPRDVVVVLLDSLNRHLLGSYGGSEFDTPNLDRLAARSVRFTNHQTGSLPCMPARHDLLVGALDFPWRPWGSIEVWEEAITHLLRRDAGISTMLVSDHPHLFESGGENYHADFGAWDYRRGHEDDPWRTRVDPSFIGAPTRRGQWEHAYDISRSWFRSEADFPGPQTMTAGARWLDAELSAERQPHERALLVVDEFDPHEPFDVPEPWATRYDPDWEGERMIWPPYARNQAESGLSDRESVHLRSQYGAKLSMIDHWLGRILDVVDRHHAWDTTAFVLCTDHGHYLGERGFWGKPQVPVHPEMGHIPLLISWPGVAPTTTHALTTTVDLHATLCDAFGVNPEHRTHGHSLVPLLEGRTSSVREWALCGVWGREVHVADATRTFARAPVEGNRPLSMFSNRWTTMPIRVLGYRMPRPDHRAWLDHLPGSDTPVIRQPFDASDALPFWAGGTFSDDLLYDRDEADATGEVRNDTGGVAETEMTELLLEALNTIEAPTEQRIRLGLG; from the coding sequence ATGGGCGCCCCACGCTACAAGCCCACCGGGACATCGCTCACCGACCCACATCCGCCAGGAGTACCCTCGCGTTCCGTGACTGCCCCCCGGGATGTTGTCGTGGTCTTACTCGACAGCCTCAACCGGCATTTGCTCGGAAGTTACGGCGGCAGTGAGTTCGACACGCCGAACCTTGATCGGCTGGCCGCACGGTCGGTGCGCTTCACCAACCACCAGACCGGCTCGCTCCCCTGCATGCCAGCCCGCCACGACCTCCTCGTGGGGGCCCTCGACTTCCCCTGGCGTCCGTGGGGGTCCATTGAGGTGTGGGAGGAAGCCATCACCCACCTGCTGCGCCGAGACGCAGGGATCTCCACGATGCTCGTCTCGGACCACCCGCACCTATTTGAGAGCGGCGGCGAGAACTACCACGCCGACTTCGGTGCCTGGGACTACCGCCGGGGCCACGAGGACGACCCCTGGCGCACCCGCGTGGATCCCTCCTTCATCGGCGCGCCGACGCGGCGCGGCCAGTGGGAGCACGCCTACGACATCTCTCGCAGTTGGTTCCGGTCCGAGGCCGACTTCCCCGGGCCACAAACGATGACCGCCGGGGCCCGGTGGCTGGACGCCGAACTCAGCGCCGAACGCCAACCCCATGAGCGGGCCCTGCTGGTGGTCGACGAGTTCGACCCCCACGAACCCTTCGACGTTCCCGAGCCCTGGGCCACCCGCTACGACCCGGACTGGGAAGGCGAGCGCATGATCTGGCCGCCCTACGCCCGCAACCAGGCCGAATCGGGCCTCAGTGACCGCGAGAGCGTGCACCTGCGGAGCCAGTACGGCGCCAAACTTTCCATGATCGACCACTGGCTCGGGCGGATCCTCGACGTCGTGGATCGTCACCATGCCTGGGACACCACCGCCTTCGTGCTGTGTACCGATCATGGCCACTACCTCGGCGAACGCGGCTTCTGGGGCAAACCGCAGGTTCCCGTGCACCCCGAGATGGGCCACATCCCGCTCCTGATCTCCTGGCCCGGCGTCGCCCCCACCACCACCCACGCCCTCACCACCACCGTGGATCTCCACGCCACCCTGTGCGATGCCTTCGGGGTAAACCCCGAGCACCGCACGCACGGCCATTCGCTCGTGCCGTTACTGGAAGGCCGCACCAGCAGTGTGCGGGAATGGGCCCTGTGCGGCGTGTGGGGACGCGAGGTGCACGTAGCCGACGCCACCCGCACCTTCGCGCGGGCACCGGTGGAGGGAAATCGCCCGCTGTCGATGTTCTCCAATCGCTGGACCACCATGCCGATCCGTGTACTGGGCTACCGAATGCCGCGCCCCGATCACCGCGCCTGGCTGGATCATCTGCCCGGCAGCGACACACCCGTGATTCGCCAGCCCTTCGACGCCAGCGACGCGCTGCCCTTCTGGGCCGGCGGCACCTTCAGCGACGATCTGCTCTACGACCGCGACGAGGCCGACGCCACCGGCGAGGTCCGCAACGACACCGGCGGAGTGGCCGAGACGGAGATGACTGAGCTCCTGCTGGAGGCGCTCAATACCATCGAAGCCCCCACTGAGCAACGCATCCGTCTCGGCCTGGGCTAG
- a CDS encoding alpha/beta hydrolase → MVEPDIDPRRFVIESFSGRGFSQAYIRQNPGGVPLLLVHGWPESKRIFWRVIEPLAAAGYEVIVPDLRGFGDSDVGPDGFHDVASHSRDLHALVTEGLGHERVMLCAGDLGGPVIQDMALRFPTLTDRLVLFNSPLPYDRERMGSMQTRPAAEASDYFLRQGMDGDALANELATPEQRRRYIATFYTSRFWAHPGAFMGDAPGVFGPFGGTDQVDFHTEPFGEETRLRASFGGYASVFDLAQRSEPSQLARNEHVRALLLFGASDHVIYPDFDRMAAVVFPDHDGPHRLARCGHFVPWEAAGDLVAHLTRFGLDRLRHR, encoded by the coding sequence ATGGTGGAGCCCGATATCGATCCGCGACGCTTCGTCATCGAGTCCTTCTCTGGTCGGGGGTTCTCGCAGGCCTACATCCGCCAAAACCCCGGCGGGGTGCCTCTCCTGCTTGTCCACGGCTGGCCCGAGAGCAAGCGGATCTTCTGGCGGGTGATCGAGCCGTTAGCGGCGGCAGGGTATGAGGTGATCGTGCCTGACCTTCGCGGGTTTGGCGACAGCGACGTGGGCCCTGATGGCTTCCACGACGTGGCCTCCCACAGTCGCGATCTCCACGCGCTGGTTACCGAGGGCCTCGGCCACGAGCGCGTGATGCTGTGCGCCGGCGATCTTGGGGGTCCGGTGATCCAAGACATGGCCTTGCGCTTCCCGACGCTCACCGACCGCCTGGTCCTGTTCAACTCACCGCTGCCTTATGACCGGGAACGCATGGGATCGATGCAGACCCGTCCCGCCGCCGAGGCGAGCGATTACTTCCTGCGCCAGGGGATGGATGGCGATGCGTTAGCGAACGAACTGGCCACGCCGGAACAGCGTCGTCGCTACATCGCCACGTTCTACACCTCACGATTTTGGGCCCATCCGGGTGCCTTTATGGGCGATGCCCCGGGGGTGTTCGGACCCTTCGGTGGTACCGATCAGGTGGATTTCCATACCGAACCGTTCGGGGAGGAGACCCGGTTGCGGGCCTCCTTCGGCGGCTACGCCAGCGTGTTCGACCTGGCCCAGCGCTCCGAGCCCAGCCAACTCGCTCGCAACGAACATGTGCGCGCCCTCCTGCTGTTCGGGGCCTCGGACCATGTGATCTACCCGGATTTCGACCGGATGGCTGCCGTGGTCTTTCCCGACCATGACGGCCCGCACCGCCTAGCCCGGTGCGGGCACTTTGTGCCCTGGGAGGCGGCCGGTGATCTGGTGGCTCACCTCACCCGGTTTGGCCTGGATCGGCTCCGCCACCGCTAG
- a CDS encoding GuaB3 family IMP dehydrogenase-related protein: MTDVEIGIGKTGRRAYGFDDIAIVPSRRTRDPKDVDISWDVDAFHFDLPVMAAPADSVVSPATAIALAGLGGLGVLHVEGLWTRYTDPEPFLDEIAALPAEATLRRMQEIYSAPVQPDLVAQRIGDLKASGITVAVACTPSGIPALAATILQAEPDLLVIQGTVVSAEHVSRDNDPLNLKEFVRHYEIPVIVGGCSSYQGALHLMRTGAAGVLVGAGSAASGTTRRVIGVGIPMATALADARAARMRHLDETGVYVHVVADGGMTTGGDIAKAIVCGADAVMIGAPLAAAAEAPGRGYHWGTTTAHATLPRGQRVVVESHGTLEEILVGPAREANGRSNLLGGLRRSMALCGYQTLKDFQKAEVVALS, encoded by the coding sequence ATGACTGACGTCGAGATCGGCATCGGTAAGACCGGACGTCGTGCCTACGGCTTCGACGACATCGCCATTGTGCCCAGCCGACGGACGCGCGATCCAAAAGACGTTGACATCTCCTGGGATGTCGACGCCTTTCACTTCGACCTGCCGGTGATGGCGGCGCCCGCCGACAGCGTCGTCTCGCCCGCCACCGCCATCGCCTTGGCTGGCTTGGGCGGCCTGGGGGTGCTGCACGTCGAAGGCCTCTGGACTCGTTACACCGACCCGGAACCATTCCTTGATGAGATTGCCGCCCTCCCTGCCGAGGCCACCCTGCGGCGGATGCAGGAGATCTATTCCGCTCCGGTGCAACCCGATCTTGTGGCGCAGCGCATCGGCGATCTGAAGGCGTCTGGGATCACCGTGGCGGTGGCCTGTACCCCCTCGGGTATTCCCGCCCTAGCGGCCACCATCCTGCAGGCCGAACCCGATCTGTTGGTCATCCAGGGCACGGTGGTATCGGCCGAGCACGTCTCGCGCGATAACGACCCGCTGAACCTGAAGGAGTTCGTCCGCCATTACGAGATTCCCGTGATCGTGGGCGGTTGTTCGTCGTACCAAGGGGCCCTGCACCTCATGCGCACCGGTGCCGCGGGGGTGCTGGTGGGGGCTGGATCGGCGGCCTCGGGCACCACCCGGCGGGTGATCGGCGTGGGGATCCCGATGGCCACGGCCCTTGCCGATGCTCGCGCCGCCCGGATGCGTCATCTCGACGAAACCGGTGTGTACGTGCACGTGGTGGCCGATGGCGGGATGACCACCGGTGGCGACATCGCCAAGGCCATTGTGTGCGGGGCTGATGCGGTGATGATCGGCGCCCCCCTGGCGGCGGCCGCCGAAGCCCCCGGCCGCGGGTATCACTGGGGCACCACCACGGCTCATGCCACCTTGCCCCGCGGTCAGCGCGTCGTCGTTGAGAGCCATGGCACCCTCGAGGAAATCTTGGTGGGGCCGGCGCGTGAGGCCAACGGCCGGTCGAACCTCCTTGGCGGTCTGCGACGGTCGATGGCGCTGTGTGGTTACCAGACGCTGAAGGATTTCCAGAAGGCTGAGGTGGTGGCGCTGTCATGA
- a CDS encoding nitronate monooxygenase, whose translation MTATFSNRVTELLGVDIPIVQAPMGWIARSPLASAVSNAGAMGIIETSSGELDIIRDEIRKMRDLTDKPFGVNIAQAFVRDPSIVEFVADQGVKFVTTSAGSPMKYTGALKAAGLTVFHVVPDLKGALKAVDAGVDGLIVEGGEGGGFKSPRPVSTMVLLPLVVSKVDIPVIAAGGFVDGPTMAAALALGAEGVQLGTRMVSALESPIHENWKQAVIDARETDTVFLNQHTSPALRALRTDRTNALEFDTETNAMVLFGNAMDLYFGGDMEAAVALSGQVAGRIDDIKPVAQIIEECARDCLQVLADLAQRYPG comes from the coding sequence ATGACCGCCACCTTCTCCAACCGTGTCACTGAACTCCTCGGTGTCGACATCCCCATCGTCCAAGCGCCGATGGGCTGGATCGCTCGGTCCCCGCTGGCCAGCGCCGTCTCCAACGCCGGCGCCATGGGGATCATCGAGACGTCGTCGGGCGAGCTCGACATCATCCGTGACGAGATCCGCAAGATGCGCGACCTCACCGACAAGCCGTTCGGGGTGAACATCGCCCAGGCCTTCGTGCGCGACCCGTCCATCGTGGAGTTCGTCGCCGATCAGGGCGTGAAGTTCGTGACCACCTCGGCCGGCAGCCCCATGAAGTACACGGGCGCCCTCAAGGCCGCCGGGCTCACGGTGTTCCACGTGGTGCCCGACCTGAAGGGCGCGCTGAAGGCGGTGGATGCCGGGGTCGACGGCCTCATCGTCGAAGGCGGGGAGGGCGGCGGCTTCAAGAGCCCCCGACCCGTGTCCACGATGGTGCTGCTACCGCTGGTGGTATCGAAGGTCGACATTCCCGTGATCGCCGCCGGTGGCTTCGTGGACGGACCGACCATGGCCGCCGCCCTGGCGTTGGGCGCCGAAGGTGTGCAACTCGGCACTCGCATGGTCTCCGCCCTCGAGTCACCCATCCACGAGAACTGGAAGCAGGCGGTGATCGATGCCCGCGAGACCGACACGGTGTTCCTGAACCAGCACACCTCGCCCGCCTTGCGGGCCCTGCGCACCGATCGCACCAATGCGCTGGAGTTCGATACGGAGACCAACGCCATGGTCCTCTTCGGCAACGCCATGGACCTCTACTTCGGCGGCGACATGGAGGCGGCCGTGGCGCTCTCAGGCCAGGTCGCCGGCCGCATCGACGACATCAAGCCAGTCGCCCAGATCATCGAGGAGTGCGCCCGGGACTGCCTCCAGGTCCTCGCCGATCTCGCTCAGCGCTATCCGGGCTGA
- a CDS encoding TIGR03621 family F420-dependent LLM class oxidoreductase, with product MDGRHPPGRDPPRQLAPSAPLRPPAGVTPHPFRFGIQCRGPAHGVGWRALARKVEDLGYSTLTIADHFDDGFAPIPALMAAADATTSLRVGTMVLANDYRHPVVLAKEAATLDVLSGGRFELGLGAGWMATDYAAAGMALESAGRRVDRLEESLHIIREIFDTHPVHHDGSHYRITDLVGYPQPLTPGGPKIVIGGGGKRVLRLAAHHADVVALNVNLGAGVMDARVFPDGTPEATDRKIRWVREAAGERLGGIELQVRVHLAMITEDRAGVIEELAPAFHLTPAEAAATPHAMVGTVPQIAEQLLAQRERWGISYLGVSGDQLDALAPVVAQLTGT from the coding sequence GTGGATGGCCGCCACCCTCCAGGCCGAGACCCACCTCGCCAACTGGCGCCCAGCGCTCCCCTTCGGCCGCCCGCTGGCGTGACCCCTCACCCCTTTCGGTTCGGGATCCAGTGCCGCGGACCCGCCCACGGGGTGGGCTGGCGGGCCCTGGCGCGCAAGGTGGAGGATCTCGGCTACTCCACGCTGACCATCGCCGACCACTTCGACGACGGCTTCGCACCCATTCCGGCCCTCATGGCCGCCGCCGATGCCACCACCTCACTGCGGGTCGGCACCATGGTGCTGGCTAACGATTACCGCCACCCCGTGGTGCTAGCCAAGGAAGCCGCCACTCTCGACGTCTTGAGCGGCGGGCGTTTCGAACTGGGGCTCGGCGCCGGATGGATGGCCACCGACTACGCGGCGGCGGGGATGGCACTGGAATCGGCCGGACGCCGGGTGGACCGGCTCGAGGAGTCGCTGCACATCATCCGCGAGATCTTCGATACCCACCCGGTACACCACGACGGCAGTCATTACCGGATTACCGACCTGGTGGGGTACCCGCAACCCCTCACCCCCGGTGGCCCCAAGATCGTGATCGGGGGCGGCGGAAAACGGGTCTTGCGCCTGGCCGCGCACCACGCCGATGTCGTGGCCCTCAACGTGAATCTCGGGGCCGGGGTGATGGACGCCCGTGTCTTCCCCGACGGCACGCCCGAGGCCACCGACCGCAAGATCCGCTGGGTCCGCGAGGCCGCTGGGGAGCGCCTGGGGGGCATTGAACTCCAGGTACGCGTGCACCTCGCCATGATCACCGAGGACCGGGCCGGGGTGATCGAGGAATTGGCCCCGGCCTTCCACCTCACCCCCGCCGAGGCGGCGGCCACCCCCCACGCCATGGTGGGCACCGTGCCCCAAATCGCCGAGCAACTCCTGGCCCAACGGGAGCGGTGGGGCATCTCCTACCTCGGGGTCTCCGGCGACCAACTCGATGCCCTCGCCCCGGTGGTAGCCCAACTCACCGGCACCTGA